In the genome of Candidatus Woesearchaeota archaeon, the window CATTCCTTCTTCTATTTTTTGATTTTTTGGGAATTGATCTCTTGGGATAGTCTTTTTCAAATCTTCTACTCTCTCTCCATAACCTTCATGAGGTAAAATCTTAATTGTCTTTTCTTGTTCGATTTTCATTCCTAAAACTGCATCATCAAATCCTTTGATAACTTGTTTTGTGCCAACTTCAAATTCTAGGGGAGTTCCCTTTGAACTATCAAAAATTTCTTCATTATCAAAACTTCCTTCATATTCTACTTTTACTTTATCTCCTTTTTTAACTGTCATTTTTATGCCTTCTTGCCTAAAATCTCACAATAGATTTATAAAACCTTATATTTTGGATTGTATCATGAGACCTTTAAAAGCAATTACGCGGCATATAGTTTGTTCTACCGCTTATCCTCAAAAAAATGTTCTTTTAGGATTAGAA includes:
- a CDS encoding peptidylprolyl isomerase, encoding MTVKKGDKVKVEYEGSFDNEEIFDSSKGTPLEFEVGTKQVIKGFDDAVLGMKIEQEKTIKILPHEGYGERVEDLKKTIPRDQFPKNQKIEEGMMLGIRLPDGRQIPAIITHVCDKDIIIDMNHPMAGKVLNFKIKLVEIVAS